In Yarrowia lipolytica chromosome 1F, complete sequence, a genomic segment contains:
- a CDS encoding uncharacterized protein (Compare to YALI0F04169g, similar to uniprot|P06738 Saccharomyces cerevisiae YPR160w GPH1 glycogen phosphorylase, similar to Saccharomyces cerevisiae GPH1 (YPR160W); ancestral locus Anc_3.510) has product MSQDQRTSYRAGAGSDPFLRSRSPSHERMMGQESPIQPLNRHRRTFTGFTQRQIEHIDNTIPLESRQIWKKFSLGEFGDKQEFQQEFVRHVETSLARSLYNCDDLAAYQAASQAVRDRLVVAWNRTQQKHTLTDTKRVYYLSLEFLMGRALDNAMLNTRTKQYAREGVKDFGFRLEDLIEQEPDAALGNGGLGRLAACFVDSLASENYPGWGYGLRYEYGIFKQKIIDGYQVEQPDYWLTYGSSWEIPRNEISVDIMFYGYVRHYTDDEGVHRRCWEGGDVVRAVASDFPVPGYGTANVNNLRLWSSKPAQEFDFAKFNAGDYINSVSEQQRAETISAVLYPNDNFDSGKELRLKQQYLWVAASLNDIVRRFKKSKRPWREFPEQIAIQLNDTHPTLAIVELQRIFVDLEQLPWKEAWDLVVETFGYTNHTVLPEALEKWPVPMLENLLPRHLEIIYDINLYFLQEVEAKFPNDRELLSRVSIIEESQPQQARMAYLAIIGSHKVNGVAELHSDLIKKTIFKDFVAVYGGDKFINVTNGITPRRWLHQANPELSDLIASKIGSGFVKDLSELRHLEKFADDEDFQRQWMLVKHKRKEKLAALVKSQSGVVLNPDHLFDIQVKRIHEYKRQQLNILGVIHRYVELKQMSPEERRKMTPRVSLFGGKSAPGYYMAKTIIKLINDVGKVVNNDPDMFDSLKVVFVEDYNVSKAEIIIPASDISEHISTAGTEASGTSNMKFVLNGGLIIGTVDGANVEITREIGEDNIYLFGHLADEVEDIRHKHKYGGVQVGKKLQQVFDFIQSGALGDPEIYTSLLHSIKYGGDYYLVSDDFDAYLEAQHTINHDFKDTKEWARKSIVSVSRMGFFSSDRAIRDYAEGIWNVEPSPVEE; this is encoded by the coding sequence ATGTCCCAAGACCAACGAACCTCGTACCGAGCTGGAGCCGGCTCGGACCCGTTTCTGCGGTCGCGTTCGCCCTCGCACGAGCGAATGATGGGCCAGGAATCGCCCATCCAGCCGCTCAACCGTCACCGACGAACCTTCACTGGGTTCACACAGCGACAGATTGAGCACATTGACAACACCATTCCGCTGGAGAGCCGTCAGATCTGGAAAAAGTTCTCGCTAGGTGAATTCGGCGACAAGCAAGAGTTCCAACAGGAGTTTGTTCGTCATGTGGAGACGTCCCTGGCCCGATCTCTCTACAATTGTGACGATCTGGCCGCTTACCAGGCCGCCTCTCAAGCCGTCCGAGACCGTCTGGTGGTGGCTTGGAACAGAACCCAGCAGAAGCACACTCTGACCGACACCAAGCGGGTCTACTATCTTTCTCTGGAGTTTCTCATGGGCCGGGCTCTGGACAATGCCATGCTCAACACCCGGACCAAGCAATATGCCCGAGAGGGTGTCAAGGACTTTGGTTTCCGGCTCGAGGATCTGATTGAACAGGAGCCCGACGCTGCTCTCGGCAACGGCGGCCTGGGCCGTCTGGCCGCCTGTTTTGTCGACTCGCTGGCGTCGGAAAACTACCCCGGATGGGGCTACGGTCTacgatacgagtacggCATTTTCAAGCAGAAGATCATCGACGGCTACCAAGTGGAGCAACCCGACTACTGGTTGACCTACGGCTCGTCGTGGGAGATCCCCCGAAACGAAATCTCCGTCGACATTATGTTCTACGGCTATGTTCGGCACTACACCGATGACGAGGGCGTTCACCGACGGTGCTGGGAGGGCGGCGACGTGGTGCGAGCGGTGGCAAGCGACTTCCCTGTGCCCGGCTACGGCACCGCCAACGTCAACAACCTGCGGCTGTGGAGCTCCAAGCCCGCCCAGGAGTTTGATTTCGCCAAGTTCAACGCCGGAGACTACATCAACTCCGTATCCGAGCAGCAGCGTGCCGAGACGATTTCCGCCGTGCTGTATCCCAACGACAACTTTGACTCCGGCAAGGAGTTGCGGCTCAAGCAGCAGTATCTGTGGGTGGCGGCGTCACTGAACGACATTGTGCGTCGGttcaagaagagcaagCGGCCTTGGCGTGAGTTCCCCGAGCAGATTGCCATCCAGCTCAACGACACCCACCCCACTCTGGCGATTGTGGAGCTGCAGCGAATCTTTGTGGATCTCGAGCAGCTGCCGTGGAAGGAGGCGTGGGACCTGGTGGTTGAGACGTTTGGCTACACCAACCACACAGTTCTCCCCGAGGCGCTGGAAAAGTGGCCTGTTCCCATGCTGGAGAACCTGCTTCCCCGTCACCTGGAAATTATCTACGACATCAACTTGTATTTCCTCCAAGAGGTCGAGGCCAAGTTCCCCAACGACCGGGAGCTTCTGTCCAGGGTGTCGATTATCGAGGAGTCACAGCCCCAGCAGGCACGAATGGCCTACCTCGCCATCATTGGCTCGCACAAGGTCAACGGCGTGGCCGAGCTGCATTCCgatctcatcaagaagacGATTTTCAAGGACTTTGTGGCTGTTTACGGCGGCGACAAGTTCATCAACGTCACTAACGGAATCACTCCCCGACGATGGCTGCACCAGGCCAACCCCGAGCTGTCGGATCTCATTGCCTCCAAGATTGGCTCCGGGTTTGTCAAGGACCTGTCGGAATTGCGACATCTGGAGAAGTTtgctgacgacgaggatTTCCAGCGTCAGTGGATGCTGGTGAAGCACAAGCGCAAGGAGAAGCTTGCGGCGCTGGTCAAGAGCCAGTCCGGCGTGGTTCTCAACCCGGACCATCTGTTTGACATCCAGGTCAAGCGAATCCACGAGTACAAGCGCCAGCAACTCAACATCCTCGGTGTGATCCACCGGTACGTGGAGCTCAAGCAAATGTCGCCCGAAGAAAGACGCAAGATGACTCCCCGAGTTTCTCTCTTCGGCGGTAAGTCCGCGCCCGGTTACTACATGGCCAAAACCATCatcaagctcatcaacgACGTGGGCAAGGTGGTCAACAATGACCCCGACATGTTCGACTCGCTCAAGGTGGTGTTTGTCGAGGACTACAACGTGTCCAAGGCCGAAATTATCATTCCGGCGTCAGACATTTCGGAGCACATTTCCACTGCCGGTACCGAGGCCTCCGGCACCTCCAACATGAAGTTTGTGCTCAATGGTGGACTCATCATCGGCACGGTCGACGGCGCCAACGTCGAAATCACCCGGGAGATTGGTGAAGACAACATTTACCTGTTTGGTCATCTCGCCGACGAGGTCGAGGACATTCGTCACAAGCACAAATATGGCGGAGTCCAGGTGGGCAAGAAGTTGCAGCAGGTGTTTGATTTCATCCAGTCCGGCGCTCTGGGCGACCCCGAGATCTACACCTCATTGCTCCATTCCATCAAGTACGGTGGGGACTACTACCTGGTTTCTGACGACTTTGACGCCTATCTCGAGGCCCAACATACCATCAACCACGACTTTAAGGACACCAAGGAGTGGGCTCGAAAGAGCATTGTCAGCGTGTCTCGAATGGGTTTCTTCAGCTCCGACCGAGCCATTCGAGACTATGCCGAGGGAATTTGGAACGTGGAGCCTTCTCCTGTGGAAGAGTAG
- a CDS encoding uncharacterized protein (Compare to YALI0F04191g, weakly similar to uniprot|P32857 Saccharomyces cerevisiae YKL039w PTM1 member of the major facilitator superfamily) encodes MRWTNMLLLASAAVAESTFWVSPSAEQNCVGIYAGSEESPASISVYTPKLDNSSVINFMGHEGWMALAIYKYEDLPFIGDMGRKEWGYKYHCNSMNVQYKLCTHDEIGQYIVKQNYTGNTIFTTKVDLLEDTTFNYTVNETGLYCVTAHPNNEMNKFMSTVTVKDGNGQLSGYDYNKLAYHGVMSGLWAATLIGYLVLCFLRKNLLPVHKRLLALIAVNLAVSLLWTIYNAIYNAQGPTSFVKTLVVISAVISALRWALSMWLALYVAHGMHYFSTPLIQSAKKKAVAVTATFWVFESIVASMFYLIGMVQGTYVRMAIGACLCFVLYSTLYIFYNIYSWMNHTQKSYIDENMSVQIDQISKLRAVYLAFLLLFAFMVLFNIMVLLRGSIVGSTLNLIQTTNIAWVNEWKYRWFFVHDWIELANLLVVLAALWVLRPSRYFNQMMDGSGQISQKDYDEFELDEYDEGV; translated from the coding sequence ATGCGTTGGACCaacatgctgctgctggcctCGGCGGCTGTGGCGGAAAGCACGTTCTGGGTGTCTCCGTCGGCCGAGCAAAACTGTGTCGGCATCTACGCCGGCTCAGAAGAGTCCCCCGCCTCCATCTCCGTCTACACCCCCAAATTGGACAACTCGTCGGTCATAAACTTCATGGGCCACGAGGGCTGGATGGCACTGgccatctacaagtatgaaGATCTGCCCTTCATCGGTGACATGGGCCGCAAGGAGTggggctacaagtaccactGCAACAGTATGAACGTGCAGTACAAGCTGTGCACCCACGACGAGATTGGGCAGTATATCGTGAAGCAGAACTACACCGGCAACACGATTTTCACCACCAAAGTCGACCTGCTGGAAGATACCACCTTCAATTATACCGTCAACGAGACGGGGCTGTACTGCGTGACGGCCCATCCCAATAATGAGATGAACAAGTTCATGAGCACCGTCACGGTAAAGGATGGCAACGGGCAACTGTCAGGTTATGACTACAACAAGTTGGCGTACCACGGAGTCATGAGTGGGCTGTGGGCGGCGACTCTGATTGGATACTTGGTGCTGTGTTTCTTGCGAAAGAATCTTCTGCCGGTCCACAAACGCCTCCTGGCCCTGATTGCCGTCAATCTCGCCGTCTCCCTGCTCTGGACCATCTACAACGCCATCTACAACGCCCAGGGACCCACATCGTTCGTCAAGACCCTCGTTGTCATCTCCGCGGTCATCTCCGCCCTCAGATGGGCCCTGTCAATGTGGCTGGCGCTGTATGTGGCCCACGGAATGCACTACTTTTCCACGCCGCTGATCCAGAGCGCGAAAAAGAAGGCGGTGGCGGTAACTGCGACCTTCTGGGTGTTTGAATCCATCGTCGCCTCCATGTTCTATCTCATCGGCATGGTCCAGGGCACCTATGTCCGAATGGCCATTGGCGCCTGCCTGTGTTTTGTGCTCTACTCCACCCTCTACATTTTCTACAATATCTACTCCTGGATGAACCACACCCAAAAGAGCTATATTGACGAAAACATGAGCGTGCAGATTGACCAGATTTCCAAGCTGCGGGCCGTCTACCTGGCCTTCTTGCTCCTCTTTGCCTTCATGGTCCTGTTCAACATCATGGTCCTCCTGCGAGGAAGCATTGTCGGTAGTACTCTCAACCTCATTCAGACGACCAATATCGCCTGGGTCAATGAGTGGAAGTACCGGTGGTTTTTTGTGCACGACTGGATCGAGCTCGCCAACTTGCTCGTCGTCCTAGCGGCCCTGTGGGTCCTGAGACCATCTCGATACTTTAACCAGATGATGGACGGCAGTGGCCAGATTAGCCAGAAGGACTACGACGAGTTTGAGCTCGACGAATATGACGAGGGTGTTTGA
- a CDS encoding uncharacterized protein (Compare to YALI0F04213g, similar to Saccharomyces cerevisiae WSC4 (YHL028W); ancestral locus Anc_4.20, emb|Z69781 Yarrowia lipolytica TSR1 gene thermosensitive suppressor of 7SRNA defect involved in the signal recognition particle-dependent translocation pathway of secretory proteins) yields MIIFKNALLLATSAGAALTYCSSQNSGESFDSVFGQFQSNGACSDTCSGYAFAILQGQKCWCSNMAPSDTTSVGSCDEACAGYPSDKCGNMFQGLFGYIQLAQASGTLAVSSSTTSTSSSTSSTSTTSSSTSTSSTSTSSSTSSTSSSTSSTSTTESTSSTSSTSSTNSTSTSSTTSSSTTSSSSSTTSTTSSTTSSSSSTTSTSSPSISVLTVVGGEKTVTVSNSDSTSTPAPASTTSSESPVATLDPQSKHKDGFFDHKGKVAGVFTVVGIVGAALIAGLIFFLWRRNKKSRYDDDDDDDDELTVGSGGSPTGSPWRSKAAAVGVVGRSQSTRTTLGGSDRGPNGGLATSPSLATSGKLRIDESSETGSHHMMREQSESSILGSMGMAQHDVPDPSAAPGRSMAANMSQVHEVPVVDQRLDPSQMVLRYDGVDESRHSLQDDADYSRRILRVTNPDYFG; encoded by the coding sequence ATGATCATATTCAAGAACGCCCTCCTGCTGGCGACGTCGGCCGGCGCCGCGCTGACGTACTGTTCGTCGCAGAACTCGGGCGAGTCGTTCGACTCTGTTTTCGGGCAGTTTCAGAGCAACGGAGCGTGTAGTGACACGTGCTCCGGGTACGCGTTTGCCATTTTGCAGGGCCAAAAGTGCTGGTGTTCCAACATGGCGCCGTCAGACACCACCTCCGTCGGCTCTTGCGACGAGGCCTGTGCCGGCTATCCCTCCGACAAGTGCGGCAACATGTTCCAGGGCCTTTTTGGGTACATTCAGTTGGCCCAGGCGTCCGGGACTCTTGCTGTTTCGAGTTCGACGACGAGCACAAGCTCAAGCACGAGTTCGACGAGTACTACAAGttccagcaccagcaccagcagcaccagcactAGCTCGagtaccagcagcaccagctcgagtaccagcagcaccagcactACAGagagcaccagcagcaccagcagcaccagcagcaccaacaGCACTTCTACTTCCTCCACAACGTCGTCAAGTACGACgtcttccagctcttccaCCACGTCCACCACGTCAAGTACGACgtcttccagctcttccaCCACGTCCACCTCGTCACCATCCATTTCCGTGCTCACAGTGGTGGGCGGAGAAAAGACGGTGACAGTGTCCAACTCGGACAGCACGTCCACGCCCGCCCCGGCGTCGACAACGTCGTCCGAGTCGCCGGTAGCCACGTTAGACCCCCAGTCGAAACACAAGGACGGCTTCTTCGACCACAAGGGCAAGGTGGCCGGTGTGTTCACGGTGGTGGGCATCGTCGGCGCGGCGTTAATCGCCGGACTCATCTTCTTTCTGTGGCGACGCAACAAGAAGAGCCGctacgacgacgatgacgacgacgacgacgagctcaCCGTGGGCTCCGGCGGGTCGCCCACAGGATCGCCCTGGCGGTCCAAGGCCGCGGCGGTCGGCGTGGTGGGCCGAAGCCAGTCGACCCGAACCACACTGGGCGGCAGCGACCGCGGACCCAACGGAGGGCTCGCCACGTCGCCGTCGCTGGCAACCTCAGGTAAGCTGCGCATCGACGAGTCGTCCGAAACTGGCTCTCATCACATGATGCGCGAGCAGTCCGAGTCGTCGATTCTGGGCTCCATGGGAATGGCGCAGCATGACGTGCCCGACCCATCTGCGGCGCCGGGACGGTCCATGGCCGCCAACATGTCCCAGGTCCACGAGGTGCCCGTCGTTGACCAGCGGCTAGACCCATCGCAGATGGTGCTGCGCTACGACGGCGTCGACGAGTCGCGTCATAGTCTACAGGACGACGCTGACTACAGCAGGCGAATTCTAAGGGTCACCAACCCGGATTACTTTGGCTAG
- a CDS encoding uncharacterized protein (Compare to YALI0F04268g, some similarities with uniprot|P38845 Saccharomyces cerevisiae YHR146w Hypothetical 51.1 kDa protein in DCD1- MRPL6 intergenic region, similar to Saccharomyces cerevisiae YIL024C; ancestral locus Anc_7.202) — MIEYTFVWPHSGSHIIVTGSFDNWTQSLTLSPSSAGHSHTVAIPVEKTLFKFVVDGEWKVDESFATETDEHGNINNVLSLEMLEQLEGDDIQEITQDIPGAFPHEEGVRPRDEGPYSAEGVSHDLQPSHLDPAAQSKLENALESKQAAVESGELAPIAGINRDVRGQDYGAPGAPVAVLVDSSAPGTAPVDSSASDPLGGADTSPTDSVDPLSKMESPKSPKSPSAKSPNKHAIPVASYGFPEKTETAAETGPSAAHASIPAAAAAHALTMHDLQPSALDPHAAATLDQTISTKYSAVESGAISPVDSTGQSRAVPSTPTRGRHDSEYDHVTELRDEAYSDKGDAHTQQSRDKGKARAEGNPTAPSVVPPSPGIGSGFDEVKPKKKDVAFGEVSEVGGSRFHENETAPSSPTPMSPHLASLAQREGIPLEGDSAGVSASASPSFGSPAASTKGGVGVGGGAGAGASIPTASTLDPSTASSVHSAAATKSVAPGTPSSTALNLNVPVGGSEGATTDSSVGGAAPIAAGTTAASAAPATPVASAPVAPTADVVAAPATASTHASVASAPATAADVTITAGSSKKEKRRSIFRRFKDKMF; from the exons ATGATTGAATACACGTTTGTTTG GCCCCACTCCGGGTCACACATCATCGTGACCGGATCTTTCGACAACTGGACCCAGTCGCTGACCctctctccttcttccgCCGGCCACTCGCACACTGTGGCGATTCCGGTGGAAAAAACGCTGTTCAAGTTTGTGGTTGACGGCGAATGGAAAGTGGACGAGTCATTTGCCACCGAGACGGACGAGCACGgcaacatcaacaacgtGCTCTCGCTCGAGATGCTGGAACAACTTGAGGGAGACGACATCCAGGAAATCACCCAGGACATCCCGGGCGCCTTTCCCCATGAGGAGGGCGTGCGACCACGTGATGAGGGCCCGTACTCGGCAGAAGGTGTTTCTCACGATCTGCAGCCTTCTCATTTGgaccctgctgctcaatCCAAGCTTGAGAATGCCCTTGAGAGCAAGCAAGCGGCGGTTGAGTCCGGCGAGTTGGCTCCCATTGCCGGAATTAACAGGGATGTTCGAGGGCAAGATTATGGAGCTCCGGGGGCTCCTGTGGCTGTTCTCGTTGATTCTTCCGCTCCTGGAACTGCTCCTGTTGACTCATCCGCTTCTGACCCCCTTGGTGGTGCTGACACTTCCCCGACGGACTCTGTGGATCCCCTGTCCAAGATGGAGTCCCCCAAATCGCCCAAATCCCCTTCCGCTAAATCACCCAACAAACATGCGATTCCCGTGGCCAGCTACGGATTCCCCGAAAAGACCgaaactgctgctgaaaCAGGACCGTCGGCAGCCCATGCATCCATCccggcagcagcagcggcacACGCATTGACGATGCACGATCTACAACCGTCGGCATTGGACCCGCACGCCGCAGCGACGCTGGACCAAACCATCTCGACCAAGTACTCCGCGGTCGAGTCGGGCGCGATTTCGCCGGTCGACTCCACGGGCCAGTCACGTGCAGTGCCGTCGACCCCGACTCGTGGCCGACACGACTCTGAATACGACCATGTGACGGAGCTGCGCGACGAGGCGTATTCAGACAAAGGCGACGCGCACACGCAGCAGTCTCGTGACAAGGGCAAGGCACGTGCCGAGGGTAATCCCACTGCTCCCTCTGTGGTACCCCCCAGTCCCGGCATTGGGTCTGGATTCGACGAggtcaagcccaagaagaaggatgtgGCGTTTGGAGAGGTGAGTGAGGTTGGGGGCTCTCGGTTCCACGAGAACGAGACAGCTCCGTCTTCTCCGACGCCCATGAGTCCCCATTTGGCGTCGTTGGCTCAACGAGAGGGCATTCCTCTGGAGGGCGACTCCGCGGGCGTTTCTGcctctgcttctccttcgTTCGGCTCGCCCGCCGCCTCTACCAAAggaggtgttggtgttggtggtggggcTGGGGCTGGGGCTTCTATTCCTACAGCTTCTACTCTGGACCCCTCCACCGCATCTAGTGTGCATTCTGCCGCCGCCACCAAGAGTGTGGCACCCGGTACGCCTTCCAGCACCGCTCTGAATCTCAATGTCCCTGTTGGGGGTTCGGAGGGTGCAACTACAGATTCGTCTGTAGGTGGAGCTGCTCCGATTGCCGCAGGTACaactgctgcttctgctgctccagctACTCCAGTGGCTTCTGCTCCGGTTGCTCCAACCGCCGACGTAGTGGCTGCTCCGGCGACCGCGTCGACCCATgcctcggtggcctcggcgCCCGCCACCGCTGCCGATGTCACTATTACCGCGGGGtcctccaagaaggagaaacgACGATCCATTTTCAGAAGGTTTAAGGATAAGATGTTTTAA
- a CDS encoding uncharacterized protein (Compare to YALI0F04290g, similar to uniprot|Q987V4 Rhizobium loti D- aminopeptidase): MPRARDLNIPLDGTPGPNNAITDVPGVEVGYTTLTSGGAKTGVTAILPRGKTGVGKACTAATFSFNGNGELTGRSMIDEAGVLALPILITNSHSVGAVHRACDLWVAKHFPKVAAQWMLPVVGETWDGYLNEINGDHVKEDHVFDALNTASSGPLQEGNVGGGTGMNCYSFKGGSGTSSRNVQFGTKSYTVGCLLQANFGRRNEFKVAGRPLGKDSKAPNPMGTTDWFEREAEGLPKVPEGSGSIIVVIATDAPLLPGQLQALCRRVPLGLARTGTSGGHFSGDIFVAFSTAESAASIASKMPYGPAKDEDIQTIQFVPWGHIDMFYEAVVQCVEEAVLNAMVAAEDMEGRDGHKSFALPHGEVREAFCT; this comes from the coding sequence ATGCCCCGAGCACGAGACCTGAACATTCCCTTGGACGGAACCCCCGGACCTAACAACGCCATCACAGACGTGCCAGGCGTCGAGGTCGGATACACGACCCTCACCTCTGGCGGCGCCAAAACCGGCGTGACGGCCATTCTGCCGCGCGGAAAAACCGGCGTCGGCAAGGCGTGCACCGCCGCTaccttctccttcaacgGCAATGGCGAGCTGACGGGCCGGTCCATGATCGACGAGGCAGGCGTTCTGGCGCTTCCAatcctcatcaccaactcgCACTCGGTCGGGGCTGTCCATCGAGCCTGCGATCTGTGGGTCGCCAAACATTTCCCCAAAGTCGCTGCTCAATGGATGCTGCCGGTGGTGGGCGAGACGTGGGACGGATACCTCAACGAAATCAACGGCGATCACGTTAAAGAAGATCACGTGTTCGACGCACTCAACACCGCATCTTCCGGGCCTTTACAGGAGGGCAATGTCGGCGGTGGCACAGGCATGAACTGCTACTCCTTCAAGGGTGGCTCGGGCACCTCGTCCCGGAACGTGCAATTCGGCACCAAATCGTACACAGTGGGCTGTTTGCTGCAGGCCAATTTCGGGCGCCGAAACGAGTTTAAGGTCGCCGGAAGACCTCTCGGCAAAGACTCGAAGGCCCCGAATCCGATGGGAACTACCGACTGGTTTGAACGAGAAGCCGAGGGTCTGCCCAAGGTGCCCGAAGGGTCGGGCTCCATTATTGTAGTCATTGCCACCGACGCGCCCCTGCTTCCTGGACAGTTGCAGGCTCTGTGCAGACGAGTACCTCTGGGACTGGCACGAACAGGTACCTCAGGAGGACACTTTTCTGGCGACATTTTTGTAGCGTTTTCGACTGCCGAGTCCGCGGCGTCGATTGCATCCAAAATGCCCTATGGTCCGGCCAAGGACGAAGATATCCAGACCATCCAGTTTGTACCCTGGGGGCATATCGACATGTTCTATGAGGCGGTGGTGCAGTGTGTCGAGGAGGCCGTGTTGAATGCCATGGTTGCCGCAGAGGATATGGAGGGTCGGGACGGCCACAAGAGTTTTGCCTTGCCTCATGGCGAGGTGAGAGAGGCCTTCTGCACATAG